AGCTCGGCGACGAGGAGGTCGAGCGCGTCCGGCGCGGGTGCGTCGCCGTCCTCGAGCAGCCAGAGGAGCTCGTCGGACGCCCCCTCGGGAAGCGCGTCGACGCCCGCGCGCAGTGCCTCGCCGTAGGTCAGCTCCTGGGCGCTCGTCACGATGTGGTCGGGCGCGGCCTGCTCGATCCGCGTCAGCGCGGCATCCGGCAGCCTGCAGGCCACGACCGCCAGTCGGTCGATCGCGCGACGCTGGCCGTGCAGCGCCTCGAGCGTCGGCCCGAGGTGCGGAGCCTCGCCGCGGACGACGAGGACGGCGGCGACACTCTGGATCATCGCGCTCAGCCTAGGTCGGAGCACGGCGCGCGCCGCTCAGCCGCGCGGCGTGCCCCGATCGGGGGCCGAACGCCCCCGTCAGACCGCCCGACGGCGGAGCTTGCGCCGCTCGCGCTCCGATAGCCCGCCCCAGATGCCGAAGCGCTCGTCGTTCTCGAGCGCGTACTCGAGGCACTGCGAGCGCACCTCGCACGTGGTGCAGATCTTCTTGGCGTCGCGCGTCGAGCCGCCCTTCTCGGGGAAGAACGCCTCGGGATCGGTCTGGGCGCACAACGCGTCGGTCTGCCAGGACAGCGGATTGTCGTCGGTCTGTGCGCGAACCCCCGGCACCCCGAGCTTCACGGGGTCGATGAACCAGTCGTCCGGTACGCCAGAACGATACTCAGGAACAGCCATATCGTCTCCCACCCATTCGTACCGACTCG
This portion of the Agromyces rhizosphaerae genome encodes:
- a CDS encoding WhiB family transcriptional regulator; amino-acid sequence: MAVPEYRSGVPDDWFIDPVKLGVPGVRAQTDDNPLSWQTDALCAQTDPEAFFPEKGGSTRDAKKICTTCEVRSQCLEYALENDERFGIWGGLSERERRKLRRRAV